One Streptomyces sp. V4I8 genomic window carries:
- a CDS encoding TIGR03089 family protein gives MNATDRTPADLLRSALAADPGRPLVTFYDDATGERVELSVATFANWVAKTANLLQGDLGAGPGDRVTLLLPAHWQTAVWLLACSSVGTIADIGGNPAAADVVVSGPESLEAAQACRGERIALALRPLGGRFPQPPAGFADYAVEVPSQGDRFTPYAPVDPEDPALIVAGREFSGAEVVERARAEATALGLTGPGSRILSALPYDTWEGLNAGLYAPLATHGSVVLCRHLDSLPEDALAKRIDTERVTTTARR, from the coding sequence GTGAACGCCACCGATCGCACCCCTGCCGACCTGCTGCGTTCCGCGCTCGCCGCGGATCCCGGACGCCCCCTGGTGACCTTCTACGACGACGCCACCGGGGAACGCGTCGAATTGTCCGTGGCCACCTTCGCCAATTGGGTGGCCAAGACCGCGAACCTGCTCCAGGGCGACCTCGGCGCCGGACCGGGTGACCGGGTCACGCTGCTGCTGCCCGCGCACTGGCAGACGGCGGTGTGGCTGCTGGCGTGTTCGTCGGTGGGCACGATCGCGGACATCGGCGGGAACCCGGCGGCGGCCGACGTGGTCGTGAGCGGACCGGAGAGCCTGGAGGCCGCGCAGGCCTGCCGCGGCGAGCGGATCGCCTTGGCGCTACGCCCACTGGGCGGCCGCTTCCCGCAGCCCCCGGCCGGCTTCGCCGACTACGCCGTGGAGGTACCGAGCCAGGGCGACCGTTTCACCCCCTACGCTCCGGTCGATCCGGAGGACCCGGCCCTCATCGTGGCCGGCCGGGAGTTCAGCGGCGCCGAGGTCGTCGAACGCGCCCGCGCCGAGGCAACAGCGCTGGGCCTCACGGGCCCCGGCTCACGGATCCTCTCCGCCCTGCCGTACGACACCTGGGAGGGCCTCAACGCCGGGCTGTACGCCCCCCTCGCGACCCACGGCTCGGTCGTCCTGTGCCGCCACCTCGACTCCCTCCCCGAGGACGCCCTGGCCAAGCGCATCGACACCGAACGCGTAACGACGACGGCCCGCCGCTAG
- a CDS encoding LCP family protein, whose product MTDTARARSRRGPVRRWARRGALGVGLILVAAAGVGWAVYAKLDSNITPDEAAAAELARYEKERPTSLVRDAQNILLIGSDSRAGRANRRYGRDSGTERSDTTILLHLSAERRSATAVSIPRDLMVDVPGCRRRDGTRTEPMFAMFNYAFQKGGSACTIRTVERLTDIRIDHHVVVDFHGFKEMVDAVDGVEICLAKPIDDKAAKLRLPAGKVTLNGEQALGYVRARKSLGDGSDTDRMERQQRFLAALVHKVQSNNVLLNPVRLYPVLDAATSSLTTDPPLATLRGLYELARGVRDIPTERVQFLTVPRESYIYNANRDQLVEPEAERLFERLRIDAPVKVVNSPETSQGLPQGSSHRSSHNSAKKPDGDEPGEPAAPSSPTPTFRGNTAAENPCR is encoded by the coding sequence GTGACCGACACCGCACGCGCGCGCAGCAGAAGGGGGCCGGTACGGCGGTGGGCGCGGCGCGGAGCCCTCGGCGTAGGGCTCATACTCGTCGCCGCCGCCGGAGTCGGATGGGCCGTGTACGCCAAGCTCGACTCCAACATCACGCCCGACGAGGCCGCCGCCGCCGAACTCGCCCGGTACGAGAAGGAGCGCCCCACCTCACTCGTGCGCGACGCCCAGAACATCCTGCTCATCGGCTCGGACTCGCGAGCGGGCCGGGCGAACCGGCGCTACGGACGCGACTCCGGTACCGAGCGGTCCGACACCACCATCCTGCTGCACCTCTCCGCCGAGCGCCGCAGCGCCACCGCGGTATCGATACCCCGCGACCTGATGGTGGACGTCCCCGGCTGCCGCCGCCGCGACGGCACCCGCACCGAGCCGATGTTCGCGATGTTCAACTACGCCTTCCAGAAGGGCGGTTCGGCCTGCACGATCCGCACCGTGGAGCGGCTCACCGACATCCGCATCGACCACCACGTGGTCGTCGACTTCCACGGTTTCAAGGAGATGGTCGACGCCGTCGACGGCGTCGAGATCTGCCTCGCGAAGCCCATCGACGACAAGGCCGCAAAACTGCGGCTCCCGGCCGGAAAGGTGACGCTCAACGGCGAGCAGGCGCTCGGCTACGTCCGCGCCCGCAAGTCCCTCGGCGACGGCAGCGACACCGACCGCATGGAGCGCCAGCAGCGCTTCCTCGCCGCGCTCGTGCACAAGGTGCAGAGCAACAACGTCCTACTGAATCCGGTCAGGCTCTACCCCGTCCTGGACGCCGCGACCTCCTCCCTCACCACCGACCCGCCCCTGGCCACTTTGCGCGGTTTGTACGAACTCGCCCGCGGGGTGCGCGACATCCCCACCGAACGCGTGCAATTTCTCACGGTCCCTCGGGAGTCGTACATATACAACGCCAATCGCGATCAACTCGTGGAGCCCGAAGCGGAGCGGCTCTTCGAACGACTGCGGATCGACGCTCCGGTGAAAGTAGTGAATTCGCCCGAAACGTCCCAGGGGCTACCCCAGGGTTCTTCGCACAGGAGTTCCCACAACAGCGCCAAAAAGCCCGACGGCGACGAGCCGGGCGAGCCCGCGGCCCCCTCCTCCCCGACACCCACCTTTCGCGGCAACACCGCCGCCGAGAACCCCTGCAGGTAA
- a CDS encoding LCP family protein, producing the protein MDAQGRGRADDIDPADQWVLNPNTGEYELRLTPSAPQSSVPGPRRSASRPGAAARAAGPSAGAATSAGAGGAVRSRTAAPGRDGREPRPDRTAPGREVPSQRRRRGAPEEPSAGRRGRRPAKKNKAKKALLWTGGVTAFVVLAAAVGGYLYLEHLNDNIQSVSDDGASTGGFSKDKAINILLIGTDKRTGAGNDKYGDSGSAGHADTTILLHVSKDRSNATALSIPRDLIVDIPDCQTTQEDGTQKVIPGETGVRFNTSLGQEGRTPSCTMRTVTELTGIKPDNFMVADFNAVKTLTTAVGGVEVCLAKDIDDPDSHLKLSEGKHVIEGEQALAFVRTRHSVGFGGDLSRIGLQQQFLSALMRKLKSNDTLSSPTKMIKLAEAGTKALTVDSNLDSIDKLKDLGLELGKLNTKNLTFTTIPVIDNPAEKVKATVVLNETTAPQVFQAIQNDVSFTAVKQQKKKEAAAVAARLKGTKAAASEVRVQVFNGGAPAGSAQETLSWLQTEENVTKSENAGNAPATLSKTTLEYAPDQADQARRLAAIMGLSGSAMKPGKSVTNSQGLPTMTLTLGKDFKGAGVSLTAPTKAPDVEKSTADKVECAQ; encoded by the coding sequence GTGGACGCGCAAGGCCGTGGGCGGGCGGACGACATCGATCCCGCAGACCAGTGGGTGCTCAATCCGAACACCGGTGAATACGAACTGCGACTGACTCCTTCCGCACCGCAGTCGTCGGTTCCGGGACCTCGCAGATCCGCCTCCCGGCCCGGCGCCGCCGCACGCGCGGCCGGCCCGAGCGCCGGGGCCGCGACGAGCGCCGGTGCCGGAGGTGCCGTACGCAGCCGGACCGCCGCCCCGGGCCGAGACGGCCGCGAGCCACGTCCGGACCGCACCGCGCCCGGCCGTGAGGTCCCCTCGCAGCGCAGACGCCGAGGCGCGCCCGAGGAGCCCTCGGCGGGGAGGCGCGGTCGTCGGCCGGCGAAGAAGAACAAGGCGAAGAAGGCCCTGCTCTGGACCGGCGGTGTGACGGCGTTCGTGGTGCTCGCCGCCGCCGTCGGCGGGTACCTCTACCTCGAGCACCTCAACGACAACATCCAGTCCGTCTCCGACGACGGCGCGAGCACCGGTGGCTTCTCGAAGGACAAGGCCATCAACATCCTGCTCATCGGCACGGACAAGCGCACGGGCGCGGGCAACGACAAGTACGGCGACTCGGGCAGCGCCGGGCACGCCGACACCACGATCCTGCTGCACGTCTCCAAGGACCGCTCGAACGCGACCGCGCTCAGCATCCCGCGCGACCTGATCGTCGACATCCCGGACTGCCAGACCACGCAGGAGGACGGCACCCAGAAGGTCATCCCGGGCGAGACCGGTGTCCGCTTCAACACCAGCCTCGGCCAGGAGGGCCGTACGCCCAGCTGCACCATGCGGACGGTCACCGAGCTGACCGGGATCAAGCCGGACAACTTCATGGTGGCCGACTTCAACGCGGTGAAGACCCTGACGACGGCGGTCGGCGGCGTCGAGGTGTGCCTGGCCAAGGACATCGACGACCCGGACTCGCACCTCAAGCTGTCGGAGGGCAAGCACGTCATCGAGGGCGAGCAGGCGCTGGCCTTCGTCCGCACCCGGCACTCCGTCGGCTTCGGCGGTGACCTGAGCCGGATCGGGCTCCAGCAGCAGTTCCTCAGCGCGCTGATGCGGAAGCTGAAGTCCAACGACACGCTCAGCAGCCCGACCAAGATGATCAAGCTGGCCGAGGCGGGTACGAAGGCGCTGACCGTCGACAGCAACCTGGACAGCATCGACAAGCTGAAGGACCTCGGTCTGGAGCTGGGCAAGCTCAACACCAAGAACCTGACCTTCACCACGATTCCGGTGATCGACAACCCGGCCGAGAAGGTGAAGGCGACCGTCGTGCTCAACGAGACGACGGCTCCCCAGGTCTTCCAGGCGATCCAGAACGACGTCTCCTTCACCGCCGTCAAGCAGCAGAAGAAGAAGGAGGCCGCCGCCGTGGCCGCCCGGCTCAAGGGCACCAAGGCCGCCGCCTCCGAGGTGCGGGTGCAGGTCTTCAACGGCGGGGCTCCCGCGGGCAGCGCCCAGGAGACCCTCTCCTGGCTGCAGACCGAGGAGAACGTGACCAAGTCGGAGAACGCGGGCAACGCCCCGGCGACGCTGTCGAAGACGACGCTCGAGTACGCGCCGGACCAGGCGGACCAGGCACGCCGGCTCGCCGCCATCATGGGGCTCTCCGGTTCCGCGATGAAGCCCGGCAAGAGCGTGACCAACTCCCAGGGCCTGCCCACGATGACCCTGACACTGGGCAAGGACTTCAAGGGGGCGGGCGTGTCGCTCACGGCCCCGACGAAGGCGCCCGACGTGGAGAAGTCCACGGCCGACAAGGTCGAGTGCGCGCAGTAG
- a CDS encoding LCP family protein gives MGDTMSLTPRADQDTPADQGGRHGGGGRRRGRGTDGRRPARRVLRWSATVLAVVILGTAGAGYLYYQHLNDNLKKDDLNIGDAKDRAAETEANAAGQTPLNILLIGSDARDSKENQKLGGAKETFGGTPLADVQMLLHVSADRTNMSVVSMPRDTLVDIPKCTDPDSGEVYKALDRQMTNRSLGRGGPGCTVVTWEKLTDIHIDHFMMIDFSGVVSMADAIGGVPVCVNANIHSKDSEGHGSGLKLEKGTTYVKGEQALQWLRTRYGFEDGSDLARAKAQHQYMNSMVRELRKSAKLSNPGKLRSLAEAATKALTVDPGLGTVAKLYDLAGELKKVPTSRITMTTMPNAYDTIQTGRVVPTEDATKLFRLVREDVALDGKDKKKPTEEKASTDPAAADDAIAVQVQNGTRTDTLAPASGRATTVAGLLVGKGFTQAVADASTTPVEDTTLVRYPSADLEGDAQRVAKALGIPTSAVEKSTNVSGVTLVVGADWRKGTAYKAPKEDDKTPDTAEALNASDTKACMKVNPAFTW, from the coding sequence ATGGGGGACACCATGTCCCTCACCCCGCGGGCCGACCAGGACACGCCGGCCGACCAGGGCGGCCGGCACGGTGGCGGGGGGCGCAGGCGCGGCCGCGGAACCGACGGAAGGCGCCCCGCACGGCGGGTGCTGCGCTGGTCGGCGACGGTTCTGGCGGTGGTGATACTGGGCACCGCGGGTGCCGGGTATCTCTACTACCAGCACCTCAACGACAACCTGAAGAAGGACGACCTCAACATCGGCGACGCGAAGGACCGCGCCGCCGAGACCGAGGCGAACGCGGCCGGTCAGACACCGCTGAACATCCTGCTGATCGGCTCGGACGCGCGGGACAGCAAGGAGAACCAGAAACTCGGCGGCGCCAAGGAGACGTTCGGCGGCACCCCGCTCGCCGATGTGCAGATGCTGCTGCACGTCTCCGCCGACCGCACCAACATGTCGGTCGTGAGCATGCCGCGCGACACGCTGGTGGACATCCCCAAGTGCACGGACCCGGACAGCGGCGAGGTCTACAAGGCCCTCGACCGCCAGATGACGAACCGGTCGCTCGGCCGCGGCGGGCCGGGGTGCACGGTGGTGACGTGGGAGAAGCTGACCGACATCCACATCGACCACTTCATGATGATCGACTTCTCCGGTGTGGTGTCGATGGCGGACGCGATAGGCGGCGTCCCGGTCTGTGTGAACGCCAACATCCACTCCAAGGACAGCGAGGGCCACGGCTCCGGGCTGAAGCTGGAGAAGGGCACGACCTACGTCAAGGGCGAGCAGGCCCTGCAGTGGCTGCGCACCCGGTACGGCTTCGAGGACGGCAGCGACCTTGCCCGCGCCAAGGCGCAGCACCAGTACATGAACTCGATGGTCCGCGAGCTGCGCAAGAGCGCCAAGCTCAGCAACCCGGGCAAGCTGCGCTCCCTCGCCGAGGCGGCCACCAAGGCGCTCACGGTCGACCCGGGCCTGGGCACGGTGGCGAAGCTGTACGACCTGGCGGGCGAGCTCAAGAAGGTGCCGACGTCGCGCATCACCATGACGACGATGCCCAACGCGTACGACACGATTCAGACCGGCCGGGTGGTGCCCACCGAGGACGCGACCAAGCTGTTCCGGCTGGTGCGTGAGGACGTCGCCCTCGACGGCAAGGACAAGAAGAAGCCCACCGAGGAGAAGGCTTCCACCGACCCGGCCGCGGCGGACGACGCGATCGCCGTCCAGGTGCAGAACGGCACCCGCACCGACACCCTCGCCCCGGCCTCCGGCCGCGCGACCACCGTCGCCGGGCTGCTCGTGGGCAAGGGCTTCACCCAGGCCGTGGCGGACGCCTCGACCACGCCGGTCGAGGACACGACGCTCGTCCGCTATCCGAGTGCCGACCTGGAGGGCGACGCCCAGCGGGTCGCCAAGGCACTCGGCATCCCCACCAGTGCCGTGGAGAAGTCCACGAACGTCTCCGGCGTCACGCTCGTCGTCGGCGCCGACTGGCGGAAGGGTACGGCGTACAAGGCGCCGAAGGAGGACGACAAGACGCCGGACACGGCGGAGGCGCTGAACGCCTCCGACACCAAGGCCTGCATGAAGGTGAACCCGGCGTTCACCTGGTGA
- a CDS encoding glycosyltransferase family 2 protein — protein MNAKPDVQLPAVSVIMPVLNEERHLRGAVQAILAQEYAGEMEVVIALGPSTDRTDEIAAELVRDDSRVHTVPNPTGRTPAALNAAIKASRHPIVVRVDGHGILSPNYIATAVRLLEETGAQNVGGIMHAEGENDWEHAVAAAMTSKIGVGNAAFHTGGAAQSAETVYLGVFRREALEQQGGYNEEFIRAQDWELNFRIREAGGLIWFSPELKVSYRPRPSVKALAKQYKDYGRWRHVVARYHAGSINLRYLAPPTAVCAIAAGLVLGVAVTPWALVVPGGYLAAITAGSLPAGKGLPLKARLQIPVALATMHMSWGYGFLTSPRSLAKKVIASRRPAVLSAN, from the coding sequence ATGAACGCCAAGCCCGACGTGCAGCTCCCCGCCGTGTCCGTCATCATGCCCGTCCTGAACGAGGAGCGGCATCTGCGCGGAGCCGTCCAAGCGATCCTTGCGCAGGAGTACGCCGGCGAGATGGAGGTCGTGATCGCCCTCGGTCCGTCCACGGACCGTACGGACGAGATCGCCGCCGAGCTCGTACGGGACGACTCCCGCGTCCACACCGTCCCGAACCCCACCGGCCGCACCCCCGCCGCCCTCAACGCCGCGATCAAGGCCTCCCGCCACCCGATCGTCGTCCGCGTCGACGGCCACGGGATCCTCTCGCCGAACTACATCGCCACCGCCGTACGGCTCCTGGAGGAGACCGGCGCGCAGAACGTCGGCGGCATCATGCACGCCGAGGGCGAGAACGACTGGGAGCACGCCGTCGCGGCCGCGATGACCTCGAAGATCGGGGTCGGGAACGCGGCCTTCCACACCGGCGGCGCGGCCCAGTCGGCCGAGACCGTCTACCTCGGCGTCTTCCGGCGCGAGGCCCTGGAGCAACAGGGCGGCTACAACGAGGAGTTCATCCGCGCCCAGGACTGGGAGCTCAACTTCCGGATCCGGGAAGCGGGCGGGCTCATCTGGTTCTCGCCCGAGCTGAAGGTGTCGTACCGCCCGAGGCCCTCGGTGAAGGCCCTCGCCAAGCAGTACAAGGACTACGGCCGCTGGCGCCACGTCGTCGCCCGCTACCACGCCGGCTCCATCAACCTGCGCTATCTCGCCCCGCCGACGGCGGTGTGCGCGATCGCGGCGGGCCTGGTGCTGGGCGTCGCGGTGACCCCGTGGGCCCTGGTGGTCCCAGGCGGCTACCTCGCGGCCATCACCGCCGGCTCGCTCCCGGCCGGCAAGGGCCTCCCGCTGAAGGCACGCCTGCAGATCCCGGTCGCCCTCGCCACCATGCACATGTCCTGGGGCTACGGCTTCCTGACCAGCCCGCGTTCCCTGGCGAAGAAGGTCATCGCCTCCCGCCGCCCGGCCGTGCTCAGCGCCAACTGA